The sequence CCTCGCGCTCTTCGCCGCCGAGCTCCAGGTCCTTGCTCAGCAGTTCCTCGGCCACCGTCGGATCGACCACCTTGCCCAGTAAATCGCGCACCCGGTCGCGCTCGGCCAGGCCCTGGGTCATGGCGTTGAAGGCGCCGGCCAGCTCGCCTATCTCGTCGGCCCGATCGATGGCCACGGCACTGGCGTAGTCGCCCTCTTGCACCCGCCGCGTCGCCGCCACCAGGGTCTCTACCGGCCGGGTGACACCTCGGGCGATGACGCTGGCGCCAAAAAGCGAGATCACGAAGGCCACGGCGGTGAGCACCAGCAAGGCCAGCCGCAGTCTCTGGTAGGGCGCCAGCGCCGCGGCCAGCGGGCGTTGCAGCACCACCTGCACCGCTCCCCCACCCTCGTCCCCCAGGGGCTGCATCAGACTGACGCTGTCCCGGCCGCCGAGATCGAGTACGAAGCTCCGCCCCGGCTGGCGGCCACTGCCCAGCGCCCGGGCCAGCGCCGCCGGAGCGGTCAGGGTCGAGGCCTCAACGCGCCAAACCTCGCCGCTTCGGCGCAACAGCGAGACATCGGCCCGCGTCAGCTCCTCGAGCGCTGCCACGAAAGCTTCATCGAGCCGGAACCCGATACCGATCCAGGCCACCGGCAGCGGTGCCAGCAGCGGCACCAGGACGACCTGGTAGGGCGCCTCGTCGAGCAGCATGACCTGGGCCGCCTCGCCCTCGTCGCTGTCGTCGGCGGCCTCGATGATGTCCTCGAAGTCGAGCTCCTCGGCGCCCGGCGGACGCTCCAGCGTGCTGGCGATTTCCTCGGCGTCGAGGGAATAGAGCACCATGACATCGGCTTTGATACGGGCCTGGTGGTTGCGCAGCGCCGACAGCAGCGTGCCACCATCGCCGCTGGCATAGGCCGTCTTGAAAGCAAAGTCCCCAGAGAGCAGCCTGGCCGCCTGGGTCGACTGGGCCGTGCGACTGGCCAGCAGGCGCGCGAAGACGCGGGCATCGACCTCGAGCTCGGCATTGATCTGGCGCCGCGCATTGCGGCTGTTGGCGAGGTCGACGGCGATGAAAGCGGCGCCCTGGACGAGCAGCAGCAGGCCGACGAAAAAGACCGTCAGGCGCGTGCGAAAGCTGCGGAAGCGTAGCAAGGCTCAGTTGCCGCCGGCGAAACCCTCGTCGCCGGAATATTTCTTGTCGGCATCCTTGGGCTTTTGCCGCCACCACTTCTTTTTCGGCCGCAAGCGGATCTTGAAGTCGACCTCGGCAGCCGATGATATCTCGGCATAGCTCGAGCCCGCCACCGCCAGCGCCAGGCAAAACATCGGGAGCCTGCTCACGGCCGGCTCAGTAGGTATCCGACACCGGCAGGTCGGCATCGAACGGCTTGCCGCGCCACCACCTGGTTTTCGGCTTGAGGCGGATCTTGAAGTCGACCTCGGCGGCCGAGTTCAGGGATATGCTGCGCGGGTTTTTCGCCGCCTTCTTCTTCCCTTTCATGCCGGGATGCCAGACCCGCACCTCGTATTCGCCATCCGGAAGATCGGCGATGACGGCTCGGCCGGCCTTGTCGGTCACCGCCGCATAGGGCGTCTCCAGTACCAGCACGTGGGCGACCATCCAGTCGTGGATGTTGCAGCCTAGCGCCACCTCGCCCGGCTTGTCGAAGATCACAGGTTCGGCCTGGCTGCCGCCGTAGAGGGGTCGCTCGAAGCGCTTGGCCGGCGACACCGAATAGAGGTGGTGCTTGATGTTGTCACGGTTGGGAAAATGCACCGACGTGCCGACGTGAAGGACCGAAACGAAGGGCACATAGAGCTTGCCGATCTGGTCGATGACGGCCCGCGTGGACGCCGCCGGCACCGCAGCCGACGGCGTGGCATAGATTACGGCATCCGCCACCGCGCCCTTTTCGTCGCTGACGCTGCCGCGAAGCTCGGCCGCCCCGGCCGCGAGCGCCGCGACGGCGGCCAGGACGCTGGTCATTGGGACCAGGAACATAATGCGCCACATTTTGGATCTCCCCCCGAACATCCGTGCCCTGAGATTAGCATGAATATGGCTTGCCGGCACGGTAGGGCCAGCGCCGCCGACTATTCGACCAGCACGTGCTCGGTGCCGATCCAGAGTGGCGATTGGGGCAGGTCGATGAATTTTTGCTCATCCACCACCAGTTCCTTGCGAGCCCGGCGCGAGGCCGGATCGTCGGCATTGGCGCCGAGCTCTTCCGTGCTATCGAACCAGAGCTCGGCAATGCCGTCGAAGGGCTCGGCGCCGCCGCGTGAGCGCCGCATAGCCTCGGAGACCTCGTTTTCCATGCCATGGACCTGGACGTAACGGCGGATGCGCAGGACCTCGGCATGTTTGCGCACCAGCGGGCCATGGTTGTCGAGCCAGTAGGCCAGGAATTCGGCGTGGCTGAGGTGGGGCAGACGGCGCAGGCAAAAACTGAGTTTGATCATCGGATTCCATTCTCCCCGTGCAGAACATCATCTTAGTACCCAATTCACATGCCGCCAAAGTCCGCTATTGTTGGGCCGGTTTTGCGGCCAGGAGTGCGTTGTCGTGGGTTCCATCGCCGAGATTACCGCCCAATTGACGGCGCCCGGGGCGCCCTTCGAGATGACCGAAGTGGAGATCCGCGGCCGGCCGGTGCGCATTTGGAAAAACTGCCCGCCGACCCTGCCGGCGGTGCTCGACGTCATGCGCGGCCACGGCGAGCTGCCGTTTCTGGTCTACCAGGACGAACGCCTGAGCTACGCCCAACACGACCGCCGGGTAGCCGCCCTGGCGACAGCACTGATCGAGGATTTCAGCGTAGAGAAGGGCGACCGTGTCGCCCTTGCCCTGCGCAACTATCCGGACTGGGTGGTGGCCTTCTGGGCGGCGGCCCAGGTCGGCGCCGTGGTGGTGCCGCTGAACGCCTGGTGGACGGCGGCCGAACTCGAGTACGGCCTTAAGGATTCGGGCTCGGTGCTACTGATCGCCGACGGCGAACGGGCCGAGCGCTTGGCGGGGCGTATCGAGGGGCTCGATTTGCGCGGCCTGATCTCGGCCCGCGGCGCGGCCCAGGGCTGGACGGACTTCGACGACCTGCTGGCCCGTCACCAGGGCGCCCCGCTGCCTCAGATGCCGATCGCACCCGAGGACGACGCCACGATTTTCTATACCTCCGGCACCACGGGCTCTCCCAAGGGCGCCGTGGGATCGCAGCGCAACATCGCCACCAACATCTTCAGCCTGATGTTCTGCCGCGCCCGGGCCGTCTTGCGCGACGGCGGCGAGCTGCCCGATCCCGACCTGCCGCAGCCCAAGAAAGCGACGCTGCTGGCGGTGCCTTTCTTCCACGTCACCGGCTGCCACTCGGCCATGCTCTCGAGCGCCTATGCCGGCAACAAGCTGGTGCTGATGCACAAGTGGGATGCCGGCCAGGCGCTGGCGCTGATCGAGCGCGAGAGCGTTACCGGTTTCGGCGGCGTGCCGGCCATCGCCTGGCAGGTGCTGGAGCACCCCGAGCGCGAGAACCACGACCTTTCCAGCGTCGAATACGTGGCCTACGGCGGTGCCCCGGCGGCACCGGAGCTGGTCAACCGCATCGGCGAGGTCTTCCCGGCGGCGCTTTCGGCCAACGGCTACGGCATGACGGAGACCTCTTCGCTGGCGGCTCAGAACATGGGCGGCGACTATCTGGCCAAACCCGACAGCATCGGCCCGCTGATCCCGGTTTGCGACGGCCGCGTGGTTGGCGAAGGGGGCGCCGACGCGGGTGACGGCATCGGCGAGCTTTGGATCCAGGGCCCCAACATCGTGCGCGGCTACTGGAACAAGCCGGACGAGAGCGCCGAGAGCTTCTCAGACGGCTGGATGCGCACCGGCGATCTGGTGCGCCGCGACACGGACGGTTTCCTCTATGTCCTCGACCGGGTCAAGGACATGCTGATCCGGGGCGGCGAGAACGTCTATTGCGTCGAGGTCGAGGACGCGCTCTACAGCCACCCCCAGGTGATGGACGCCGCCGTCGTCGGCCTGCCGCACAAGATCCTGGGCGAGGAAGTGGGCGCCCTGGTGCAGGTCACGCCCCGAGCCAGGGTCACGGCCGACGAACTCAAGGATCAGGTGGCCGAACGCCTGGCCGCCTTCAAGGTGCCGGTGCGCATCGAGCTGCAAAACGAACCCTTGCCGCGCAACGCCAACGGCAAGATCCTCAAATCCGAGATCCGCGACCGCATGATCGAGCCCTCATAATACCGCCGTCATGCCGCCATCGACGGTGATGGCGGCGCCGTTGACGTAGGATCCGGCCCCGGAAGCCAAAAAGATCACGGCGCCGGCCAGCTCGCCGGGATCGCCCCAGCGGCCGAGCGGCGTGCGGCTGCAGACCATTTCGTTGAACTCTTCGTCCGCCATCAGCGGCTGGGCCATCTCGGTGGCGAAATAGCCCGGGCAGATGGCGTTGACGGTGACGCCGCGGGGGCCGAGCTCGGCCGCCAACGAACGCGTCAGGCCGATCAGGCCGTGCTTGCTGGCGACGTAGGCGGGAATGCTGGGCCGGCCGATCAGGCCCATCACCGAGGCGATATTGATGATGCGGCCGTGGCCGGCCGCCGTCATCGGTCGGGCTGCCTCGCGGGCCAGGCGAAAGCAGGCCGAAAGGTTGACCTCGATAACGTGCTGCCAGGTGGCGCTGTCGTAATCGGCGAGCTCGGCCCGCCTGATGACGCCGGCGTTGTTGACCAGCACATCGAGCCGGCCGTGCTCGGCCAGCAGGGTCTCGAGGGCGGCCGCCGTGGCGGCCTCGTCGGCCACGTCGAAGGTGGCCCGGGATGCGGCCAGGCCGCGGCCCAATAGCTCGGCCTCGCGCGCTTCCAGGTCGGCGGCGTGGCGGGAGTTCAGCACCACATGGGCGCCGGCGGCGGCCAGGGCCTCGGCAAAGACCCAGCCCAGACCGCGCGAGGCGCCGGTGACCAGCGCCACCCGGCCGGCCAGCGAGAAAAGAGATTCGATTTCCGACATGGTGTTGCCTTTCGTCGTCCGGCCCGGCGGGCCACAATGGGCCCGGGCAATGTCGGAGGATGACGCAAAATGGCCAGACTGAGCAAACTCAGCCGATCGATCGCCGGAAAAGTGGCCATCATCACCGGCGCCGCCAGCGGCATGGGCCGGGCCACGGCGCACCTTTTTGCCGACGAAGGGGTCAAGGTGGCCGTCGCCGACATCAACGGCGAGGGCGTCGAGACGGTGGTCGGCGAGATCGCGGCGGCCGGTGCCACGGCCCGGGGCTGGCAGCTCGACGTCGCCGATCCCCAGCGCATAGTCGACGTGGTGGCCGAGGTGGCCGAACACTTCGGCGGTCTCGATATCCTCGTCAACAACGCCGGCATCTCCGCCGAAGTGGCCATCGATGCCGAGGACTACGAGAGCCACTGGGCCCGCCACCTCGACATTCTGCTCACCGCCCAGATGCGCCTGATCCGCGCCGCGCTGCCCCACCTCAAGGCCTCGGGCGGTGGCCGCATCGTCAACATCGCCTCGACCGAGGGCCTGGGCGCGACGCCGCGCATCAGCCCCTATTCCACGGCCAAGCACGCCGTCATCGGCCTGACCCGGTCGCTGGCCACCGAATTGGCGCCCGAGGGCATCACCGTCAACTGCATCTGCCCCGGCGCCATCCGCACCGCCATGACGGCCAACATCCCCGACGAGCACAAGCAGGTCTTCGCCCGCCGCCGGGTGCCGCTGGCGCGCTATGCCGAACCCGAGGAGGTGGCCCACGCCACGCTCAGCCTGGTGCTGCCGGCGTCGAGCTACATCAACGGCGTGGCGCTGCCGGTCGATGCCGGCCTGACCATCAAGAACGCCTGACCGGCGGGACCCGCCCCTGCTCCACGCCGCGGCAGCAACGGCCCGCGTAGGATTCGCGATTCCACACTGGACTTCCGCTTTCAACCCCAGCAGGTCCGGTGCCGGGGGCACAGTTAACCTACCAGGGACGACGCTGAATCGACGTGAATGACCCAGAACGGACGTAGGGCTCCCCTCGCAGACGTGGTCGTTGACGAGGCGGCGCAAGGAGTTGATCAAGGTCGCGCAAGGGCGGTCCAGTAGCGATAGCCGCACATCTGAAGTTCCCGAACCCGCCGGCAGGGTCAAGCCAGGCATGTAGTCCAGAAGATCCCGTAAAGAGGTTTCAACCCTGTCTCACAGGCACTGACGCTGGGCAAGCACAAGCAATCGTCGGCGGAGTTCACGGACATGATTGTCAATTGGCCTCGACGAGCTGCTGGATCAATTCGCCGGCCAACCGCTGTTCTTTCCGATCTCGCTTCATCCGCTCGTGTCGGGCCGGCCGTATCGGTTTCGGGCGTCGCGTCGCGCCTTCGAGCACATCCTGAAGCACCGCGACCTAATTTGGCTCACGCAACCACATAAGACTTGTAAGCATATCGGGGGCCTTTCACCCGGTAGCGTCCCGGCAAGTTGAGGCGCCCGCCGTTCACATCAATCGAGCAAAGGGCGGCGGGCGCCATAGCCGGTTGCCTGCTCATAGGCATGAGCGACTTGTAAGATCAGTAAGTCGGCCCCGGGACGTCCTGTGACCTGCAACCCGAGCGGAATGCCGTTGGAAGAGAAACCGCACGGCACCGTCACCGCAGGCAGGTTCAGCATCGGCGCAATATAGTGCAGGCGCCAGTCCTTGGCTTGGGCCGCTTCTTCGTCGTCATGACGGTAGGGATCATGGGTGTCGTCGGGCCAGACCAGAACATCGTGATCGTCGAAAGCAGCGGCGACATCGTGCCAAAGCCGCATGCGGCGTCCCTCGGCCCGGCCCAGGTCTTCGCCCCTGAGGCTGGAGAACCACTCGTATCGATCGCGCAACGATGGGGCCAGTCTGCCACGGTCACGGTCGTAAACCGGCTTCACGTCGCCCGTGACACGCTCATAGGCAAGCATCATGTATGCATCCACCAAATCCTCGACATCCAGGTGACGTGGTGAGACCACACAACCCAGGGACTCGAAGACGATCCTCTGGTCATCGAAGTTACGGCCGATATCGGGGTCGAAATTGAGGGAGCCGTGATCGCGGCTCCAGCCGATCCGAAGCCCCTTCAGGTCTCGCTCGAGGTCGGGCAGACCCGGCGGGAATGGCGCCGGCATCGGCACCGGGCAGCGAGGGTCGGGACCTGAGAGCACCGAAAGAAAAAGCGCCGCATCCGCCACCGTACGTGCCATCGGACCCGGCGTGTTCATGTTGTTCCACAGTGAGGGATTGGGGATGTCGGGGATGATCCAGGTGGTGGGGCGGAGCCCCACAATGTTGCACCAAGCGGCGGGGTTGCGTACGGAGCCGCCGATATCCGAGCCGTCGGCCAGCGAACACAGACCCGCGGCAAGCGCTGCGCCGCTGGCGCCGCTGCTCACGCCAGGACAAAGATCGAGGTTCCAGGGATTGCGAGTGGGACCGAACACAGGATTGCTGCAGGTATTGATCGCCATCGTGAACTCGGGTGTGTTGAGCTTGCCGAGAATGATCGCGCCGGCCGCTTTTTCGCGTTCGACCACGAGATGATCGAAGTCCGGAACATGTTTCTTGAAGGCCACGCAGCCGAAGGTGGTGCGAAGCCCCTTGGTCTGGAAGCAGTCCTTGACGCCGATAGGGAGCCCGTGCAGGACGCCGGCGGCGGCGCCATTCGCGATCACGGCGTCGGCCGATTTCGCCTCTTCTCGCGCCTCCTCCAAACGCAGGGTCACGAAGGCGTTGAGAATCGGATTGTGACGATCGATGCGCTCGATGTGAGCGTCCACCATTTCCAGGACGCCTACGTCCCGCCGATCGAGCAGGGCCTTTTGCTCGACGGCTGAAAGCCAACAAAGATCGGTCAAATCCATCGATCACCCCTCGTGCAACCTCATTGCCGTGGCGTTACGCTCCGGAGCACGGTCGGTCCATCGCAATAGAGGCCATATGGCCACTCTTTCCAGCCCTAGGGCTAAATCGGACGCACGTTAGAGAAGATGACGGGCCGAGCCTTCCATTCGTCTCGAGAGGTCGCCATGGTCGTTCACCATCGTTTGGGGCTCCTTATAAACGGAAGCGATTGACCGAATAAGCGGCAATATCAACCTCTGGCGCCTGGCCAGCAACCAGTGATCCGATCACCGCGGCCGAGCCGCACGACAGGGTCAGCCCTAGGTGCCCGTGTCCGGTGTTGACGAACAGGTTCTCATAGGGCGAGGGGCCGATGATTGGCATGCCGTCCGGCGTCATTGGACGGAGCCCCGCCCAATCCTCGATCACCTCGCGGGCGGCAAGTTCGGGAAAGACGTCGGTCACCGAGTCTACGAGAGCGCCGGCGCGGCGCGGGTCGTGTCGGTCGTCGTCACCGACGAACTCGGCCTTGCCGACGATACGAAAGCGATCGCCGAATCGCACGAGCCCGACCCGGCGGTCGTAGTCGACGAGCGGCATGGTCGGGGCCGTGTTCCACCCCCGAAGCGACAGCGTCCGCGAATATCCCTTCACGGGATAGATAGGAAGCCCAATACCGAGGGGTCGAACGAGGCTAGCGCTGTCCTTGCCGAGTGCAAGCACGTATAGGTCGGCGTCCAGGGGTCCGTCGTTGGTTTCGACTTGTGAGATTCGCTTCCGCTCGACCGCAAGCCGGCGGATCTTCGTCCCGAAACGGAATTCCACCCCCATGCGGCGGCAGATTTCGGCGATCCCCTCGGTGAACAACGCCGGATCTCCACTCTCGTCGACGGTGCTGGGACTGCCCTTGGTGAAGTCATTGGCGGAACTACACGACGGCGGGTTGGAGATCGAGAGCGAGGTCGGCGTTGGCACCAGGGCGACGATCTGGTTTCCACGGCAGAGGGTTGTCAGCGGCAACTGATGCGCATGGAGTTCTAGCCTGCTTTTCTCATCGGGTCACGGGCAGCAAAGCCCCCAGGGTGGTAAACTCACCAAACCTGGGTTCCCGCTTTCGCGGAAATGACAAGAAGAAAACCCGGCCCTAACTTTTCTTGCCGTGGCCACCGAGGTAGACCTCGACGACGCGGGGGTCGGCCAGCACTTCCTCGGGCGGGCCCTCGGTGACGAAGCGGCCATAATCGACGACGTAGATGCGGTCGGCGAGATCGGCCACCATCTGCATGTCGTGCTCGACCCACAGCATGGTGATGCCGATCTCGTGCTTGATGCGCAGGATGAAGCGCGCCAGGTCCTCTTTTTCCTCGCGGTTGAGGCCAGCCGAGGGCTCGTCGAGCAACAGCAGTTTGGGCTCCATGGCCAACGCTCGGGCGAAGCCCGCGACCTTCTGGATGCCGAAGGGCAGCGCCGCCACGGGCTGCTTGCGGTAGCGCTGCAGCTCGACGAAATCGAGGATCTCCTCGACGCGCCGGCGATGCTCGACTTCTTGCCGGCGCACCGGACCGAAGAAAAGGCCCTCGCTCAGCAGGTTGCTCTTGAACCGGGTGTGGCGGCCAATCAGCAAATTATCGAGCACGCTGAGGTGGGGAAAGAGCTCGGCATGCTGGAAGGTGCGGGCGATGCCGCGCCGCGCCACGATGTGGGGCTTGAGACCGGTGATGTCCGAGCCCTCGAAAACGATCCGGCCGCCGCCCGGGCGGTAGATGCCGCTGATGCAGTTGAGCACGCTGGTCTTGCCGGCGCCGTTGGGACCGATCAGGGCCAGGATCTCGCCGGGCCGGGTCTCCAGGCGCAATTCGTTGAGCACGCTCAGGCCACCGAAGTTGAGCGAGAGATCCTCCAGCACCAGTGCTCCCTCAACCATACCACCTCCGGGAGCGACGGTATTGTTTGACGTCACGATAGCTGCGCCGGTCCTCGCCCTCGGCCCGGCCGAGGTAGAATTCCTGTATGTCCTTGTGACCGAGCAGGCGCTGGGGATCGCCGTCGAGCACGATGCGCCCGCTTTCGATGACATAGCCGTAATCGGCCACCTCCAGCGCCACGGCGGCGTTCTGTTCGACCAACACGATGGTCAGGCCGAGGTCGCGGCGGATGGCCACCAGGCGCTCGATGAGTTCGTCGACGATGAGCGGCGCCAGGCCCAGCGACAACTCGTCGACCAGCAGCAGCTCGGGCTCGCAGGCCAGCGCGGCGCCGATGGTCAGCATCTGGCGCTCGCCGCCCGAAAGGTAGCCGGCCAGCCGGTTGCGGGCCTCGGCCAGGCGGGGGAAGTAGTCGTAGACCACCTCGGTCCGCCGCACGCCGCCTTGGCGCGGCGTCGCCACCTCGAGGTTCTCGGCCACCGTCAGGCTCTCGAAGACCTTGTCGCGCTCGGGCACCAAGACGATGCCCAGCCCGGTGATCAGATGCGGCGGCTGGTTGGCGATCGGGCGGCCGCGATAGTGGATGGTGCCGTCGCTGACTTTGGCGTCATCGAGGCCGATAAAGCCGGAGATGGCCCTGAGCGTGGTCGTCTTGCCGGCGCCGTTGGTACCCAGTAGCGCCACGATCTGACCCTCGCGCACCTCCAGCGAGACGCCCTGCACCGCCGTCACCACCTGGTGGTAGACGACCTCGACGGTGTCGAGTGTGAGGAGCTTGCTCACCTCAGCTCCCCAAGGGCTTGTGGCGGAAGGGCCATTCCAGGAAATAGTCCCTGAGGCGATGCCAGATGCCGACCAGGCCCAAGGGCTCGAAGACCAAAAAAAGGATCATGATGAGCCCGAAGGAGGCAAAATTGACGGCGAAGATGTGGTCGGCGAAACGCGCCGGCACCGGCAGCACCTCCATGCCCCATTCGATGACGTAGGGGAAGAGGACGACGAAACCGGCACCCAGGATGGCCCCCAGGATCGAGCCCAGGCCGCCGATGATGATCATGGCGACGTACTGGATGGTAAGAAAGAGCGAGAAGGCCTCGACCGAGACGAAGCTGTGGTAGTAGGCGAAGAGGCAGCCGGCAATGGCCGTCAGCACCGAGGAGACGACGAAGGCCGAAAGCTTGTACCAATGCACCGAAATACCCAGCGCCTCGGCCGCCACTTCGCGGCCGCGGATGGCGGCCCAGGCCCGGCCGGTACGCGAACGTACCAGGTTAAGGCTGAACAGCACCACGGCAACGTCGATCAGCAGCAGCACGAAATACCAGGCCCGCGGGTCCGACAACTCCCAGCCCATGATGACCGGCGGATCGATCAAAATACCGGTGGAAAAGCCGCGGATGGTTTCGTATTCGCCGCCCAGGAAGACGACGATGAAGTGCAGCGCCAGTGTGCTCATGGCAAGATAAAGCCCCTTGAGGCGCAGGCTGGGCAGGCCGAAGATGACGCCCAGCAGGCCGCCCATGAGGGCCGAAGCGGGCAGCGTCAGCCAAATCGATGCGCCGATTTCCTTGACCAGGATACCGGTGACAAAGGCGCCGGCGGCCAGCAAACCGGCCGAGCCCAGCGAGATCTGGCCGGCATGCCCCGAGAGCAGCATCAAGCCCACCGAGCCGACGATGGCGAGAAACACCTGGTTCGCCAGATCGAGCCCGAAGGGGCCGGTGAGGAAAGGAAAGCCGAGCAGTGCCGCCGCCAGCAGCAGCACCCAGAA is a genomic window of Alphaproteobacteria bacterium containing:
- a CDS encoding ABC transporter ATP-binding protein, whose translation is MVEGALVLEDLSLNFGGLSVLNELRLETRPGEILALIGPNGAGKTSVLNCISGIYRPGGGRIVFEGSDITGLKPHIVARRGIARTFQHAELFPHLSVLDNLLIGRHTRFKSNLLSEGLFFGPVRRQEVEHRRRVEEILDFVELQRYRKQPVAALPFGIQKVAGFARALAMEPKLLLLDEPSAGLNREEKEDLARFILRIKHEIGITMLWVEHDMQMVADLADRIYVVDYGRFVTEGPPEEVLADPRVVEVYLGGHGKKS
- a CDS encoding adenylate/guanylate cyclase domain-containing protein; translation: MLRFRSFRTRLTVFFVGLLLLVQGAAFIAVDLANSRNARRQINAELEVDARVFARLLASRTAQSTQAARLLSGDFAFKTAYASGDGGTLLSALRNHQARIKADVMVLYSLDAEEIASTLERPPGAEELDFEDIIEAADDSDEGEAAQVMLLDEAPYQVVLVPLLAPLPVAWIGIGFRLDEAFVAALEELTRADVSLLRRSGEVWRVEASTLTAPAALARALGSGRQPGRSFVLDLGGRDSVSLMQPLGDEGGGAVQVVLQRPLAAALAPYQRLRLALLVLTAVAFVISLFGASVIARGVTRPVETLVAATRRVQEGDYASAVAIDRADEIGELAGAFNAMTQGLAERDRVRDLLGKVVDPTVAEELLSKDLELGGEEREVSILFSDIRGFTALSERQRPAQLLDLLNRYLTRMSTAIEAEGGVVDKYIGDAIMALFGAPLGNSDDAARAIRAALAMGHELAELNFELRTQGLPEIATGIGINSGLVVAGNMGSVRRLNYTVIGDNVNLASRIEGLTRIYGVPLIVSESTAAAPGFRYRELDRVRVKGKQEPVRIFEPLDPDASGSPGADELERYHQALAHYRAREWQQADDVLGALTDAAPDCPVYALYRRRISQFQGAPPPAGWQGIEVFSEK
- a CDS encoding amidase; amino-acid sequence: MDLTDLCWLSAVEQKALLDRRDVGVLEMVDAHIERIDRHNPILNAFVTLRLEEAREEAKSADAVIANGAAAGVLHGLPIGVKDCFQTKGLRTTFGCVAFKKHVPDFDHLVVEREKAAGAIILGKLNTPEFTMAINTCSNPVFGPTRNPWNLDLCPGVSSGASGAALAAGLCSLADGSDIGGSVRNPAAWCNIVGLRPTTWIIPDIPNPSLWNNMNTPGPMARTVADAALFLSVLSGPDPRCPVPMPAPFPPGLPDLERDLKGLRIGWSRDHGSLNFDPDIGRNFDDQRIVFESLGCVVSPRHLDVEDLVDAYMMLAYERVTGDVKPVYDRDRGRLAPSLRDRYEWFSSLRGEDLGRAEGRRMRLWHDVAAAFDDHDVLVWPDDTHDPYRHDDEEAAQAKDWRLHYIAPMLNLPAVTVPCGFSSNGIPLGLQVTGRPGADLLILQVAHAYEQATGYGARRPLLD
- a CDS encoding branched-chain amino acid ABC transporter permease translates to MSRASGYFKTDYGADLVLVETRFQWFWVLLLAAALLGFPFLTGPFGLDLANQVFLAIVGSVGLMLLSGHAGQISLGSAGLLAAGAFVTGILVKEIGASIWLTLPASALMGGLLGVIFGLPSLRLKGLYLAMSTLALHFIVVFLGGEYETIRGFSTGILIDPPVIMGWELSDPRAWYFVLLLIDVAVVLFSLNLVRSRTGRAWAAIRGREVAAEALGISVHWYKLSAFVVSSVLTAIAGCLFAYYHSFVSVEAFSLFLTIQYVAMIIIGGLGSILGAILGAGFVVLFPYVIEWGMEVLPVPARFADHIFAVNFASFGLIMILFLVFEPLGLVGIWHRLRDYFLEWPFRHKPLGS
- a CDS encoding class I adenylate-forming enzyme family protein; translation: MTEVEIRGRPVRIWKNCPPTLPAVLDVMRGHGELPFLVYQDERLSYAQHDRRVAALATALIEDFSVEKGDRVALALRNYPDWVVAFWAAAQVGAVVVPLNAWWTAAELEYGLKDSGSVLLIADGERAERLAGRIEGLDLRGLISARGAAQGWTDFDDLLARHQGAPLPQMPIAPEDDATIFYTSGTTGSPKGAVGSQRNIATNIFSLMFCRARAVLRDGGELPDPDLPQPKKATLLAVPFFHVTGCHSAMLSSAYAGNKLVLMHKWDAGQALALIERESVTGFGGVPAIAWQVLEHPERENHDLSSVEYVAYGGAPAAPELVNRIGEVFPAALSANGYGMTETSSLAAQNMGGDYLAKPDSIGPLIPVCDGRVVGEGGADAGDGIGELWIQGPNIVRGYWNKPDESAESFSDGWMRTGDLVRRDTDGFLYVLDRVKDMLIRGGENVYCVEVEDALYSHPQVMDAAVVGLPHKILGEEVGALVQVTPRARVTADELKDQVAERLAAFKVPVRIELQNEPLPRNANGKILKSEIRDRMIEPS
- a CDS encoding FAD-dependent oxidoreductase, which produces MPLTTLCRGNQIVALVPTPTSLSISNPPSCSSANDFTKGSPSTVDESGDPALFTEGIAEICRRMGVEFRFGTKIRRLAVERKRISQVETNDGPLDADLYVLALGKDSASLVRPLGIGLPIYPVKGYSRTLSLRGWNTAPTMPLVDYDRRVGLVRFGDRFRIVGKAEFVGDDDRHDPRRAGALVDSVTDVFPELAAREVIEDWAGLRPMTPDGMPIIGPSPYENLFVNTGHGHLGLTLSCGSAAVIGSLVAGQAPEVDIAAYSVNRFRL
- a CDS encoding SDR family NAD(P)-dependent oxidoreductase translates to MARLSKLSRSIAGKVAIITGAASGMGRATAHLFADEGVKVAVADINGEGVETVVGEIAAAGATARGWQLDVADPQRIVDVVAEVAEHFGGLDILVNNAGISAEVAIDAEDYESHWARHLDILLTAQMRLIRAALPHLKASGGGRIVNIASTEGLGATPRISPYSTAKHAVIGLTRSLATELAPEGITVNCICPGAIRTAMTANIPDEHKQVFARRRVPLARYAEPEEVAHATLSLVLPASSYINGVALPVDAGLTIKNA
- a CDS encoding ABC transporter ATP-binding protein, whose product is MSKLLTLDTVEVVYHQVVTAVQGVSLEVREGQIVALLGTNGAGKTTTLRAISGFIGLDDAKVSDGTIHYRGRPIANQPPHLITGLGIVLVPERDKVFESLTVAENLEVATPRQGGVRRTEVVYDYFPRLAEARNRLAGYLSGGERQMLTIGAALACEPELLLVDELSLGLAPLIVDELIERLVAIRRDLGLTIVLVEQNAAVALEVADYGYVIESGRIVLDGDPQRLLGHKDIQEFYLGRAEGEDRRSYRDVKQYRRSRRWYG
- a CDS encoding SDR family oxidoreductase, which translates into the protein MSEIESLFSLAGRVALVTGASRGLGWVFAEALAAAGAHVVLNSRHAADLEAREAELLGRGLAASRATFDVADEAATAAALETLLAEHGRLDVLVNNAGVIRRAELADYDSATWQHVIEVNLSACFRLAREAARPMTAAGHGRIINIASVMGLIGRPSIPAYVASKHGLIGLTRSLAAELGPRGVTVNAICPGYFATEMAQPLMADEEFNEMVCSRTPLGRWGDPGELAGAVIFLASGAGSYVNGAAITVDGGMTAVL
- a CDS encoding EthD domain-containing protein — its product is MIKLSFCLRRLPHLSHAEFLAYWLDNHGPLVRKHAEVLRIRRYVQVHGMENEVSEAMRRSRGGAEPFDGIAELWFDSTEELGANADDPASRRARKELVVDEQKFIDLPQSPLWIGTEHVLVE